CCAAACAGATCGCCGTCGTGGGCGCGGTGATTGTTCACGAGAACAAGGTCCTTGCGGCCCAGCGGGCCGCCGGAATGTCCTTACCTCTCACTTGGGAGTTTCCCGGGGGCAAGGTCGAAGCTGGAGAGTCACTCCGGGAGGCGCTGCGTCGTGAGGTAGAAGAGGAGCTGTCGTGCATCGTCGAAGTTGGCGATGAACTACTCACGACCACCCATGCGTATGACTTTGGCGACGTCACGCTCACGACTTTCTGGTGCGAGCTTCGCTCCGGTACGCCCACGCTGACCGAGCATTCAAGGTTAGTTTGGGCCGCGCCAGCAGATCTAGAGTCACTCGACTGGGCTCCCGCCGATGTCCCCGCGGTAATGGCAATCATGGCATCGGGGCTGACTCAGAGCTAAGGATGCAACAACTCGAACGACTCGCCGTCACGCGCGGCAAGCACGATCCCAAGGTCACCACAAAGTCTTGACAGGTCCGATTCGGCTCGACCCGGAAGCAGAATCATGGGTGTTGTCGCGCCGTCGAGTTCGCGTGCGTTATTGACGTAGTCCAAGACCTGCCCAATTGCCATGCGGACGTAATCGCGTCCTGACGACTTCTTCGCTTCGACGATCCATCCCTCTGCCTCAACGAACATGTCGGGCTCGATAATCGTGCCCGCCACCGGGAGCCTAAGGCGGCTAGGAGGCGTTCCCCGACCTTCGAGCCAGTGGCCGAAGTCTGCCTGCAGCTGAAATTCAATTCTTGAAACTACTCGATCCCCTGGAGGCCGCTGGGTGCTGTCTGCCACTAATGCAACGTCGGAGGAATCAGGAGGATACCATCGCCCAATCTGAGGCTTGAGCATTCGCAGTTGTCCGCGATTAGGGGCGAGAATCGCTGGGTTAGCGTCAAGCGGCACGAGGTTGAAGACGATCGCGCGCCGAAGGACTCCATCCTCGCCAGGGATCTCGTTGAAAGAGCAGACCGGGTCACCTGTGGTGAACGCCCCTGCGTATGTTGCATACGGAGACACCGCATTGAAAACTCGAATGGTTCGACCTTCGTCGGCGGCTTCGAGGAGCGCCCTATTGCCTCGCGTGAACGTCTGGTCTCCAGTACGACCTTCACCGGTATATGCGAAGCTCCCGTCAGGCTGCAGCCCTTCATAGATGTCGTATCCGTACCTTGCTCCACGCGCAGGATCCGTAAAGATAAATATGTCTTTTGTCTTACTGGACGTTGATATTCCGCCCTGCAATCCACCACCGTACTGATCATGAATCGCGCGGCGACGAACTCTGTCTCCTATTTCGAGCGCCCATTGGAACGAGAACGCCTTGGCGGCAAGGCGCGATCGGATCTCTCCGGCTTGAGCGTCATCAAGAACCCAACGCGTCGCGTCGTCCGAAGGCGTTCCGTAAAGCAGGTGGAGTACGTCACGCACGTCGTTCTGACTTACGCCAAACTCCAGCGCGAGTGTCTCCGGAGTAGTGGGTTCCACGTCGAGAGCGTATCGGTCTTTCGCCGCTGGGTGCATGGCGGTTGAGCCTGCCGTACCCTGCTACCGTCACTCCCATGCCGTCCCCCACCACCCTCGCCGCGCTCCGCGCCTTCGCTGCCGAGCGCGAATGGGACCAGTTCCACTCCCCCGAGAACCTCGCGAAGTCGATCTCGATCGAGGCCGCCGAGCTGCTCGAGTTGTATCAGTGGGGGCAGACCCCTGACCAGGAACGTGTCGAGGAGGAACTCGCCGACGTCCTCACCTACTGCTTCCAGATGGCCACGCGACTCGGCGTCGACATCGACGAGATCGTGCTCAGCAAGCTCGAGAAGACTCGCCTGAAGTATCCGGTCGAACTCTCCAAGGGAAGCGTGACCAAGCGCGCCATGCCGACGAGCACACTGCCGACGAGCCCCGAGCCATGAGCTTCAGCATCCAGCGCATCCCCTTCGACCGCGCCGAGGTCGATGGCTGGGCCCGCGACAACGACCAGCACACGAACTGGCCGGTCGTCTACGTGCTCGACAGCACGGGCCGGCAGCAGAAGCTCTACGTCGGCGAGACCACAAGCACGCAGAAGCGGATGCGCCAGCACCTGGCGAGCTCCAAGAAGCACGAGGGCCTGGAGTCCATCCGCGTCGTCATCAACGAGCGCTACAACACCTCGGTCTGCCGCGACCTCGAATCACACCTGATCCGCTGGTTCCACGGCGACGGTCAGTACAGCATCCTCAACGGCAACGACGGACTGACCGACGCCCGCTACTACGACCGCGAGCAGTACCGCGAGTCGTTCCACGATGTCTTCGAGGCGCTGCGCGCCGAGGGACTGTTCAGCCGCAGCATCCCGCAGATCGAGAACAGCGATCTCTTCAAGCTCTCGCCCTTCAAAGCGCTCACCAACGACCAGGCGATCGCCGTCGAGGACATCGTCGAGGGCCTGCTGGCCGATCTGCAGCATCCGGAGACCCGCTCCACCCTCGTCGTGCAGGGCGACCCGGGCACCGGCAAGACGATCATCGCGATCTTCCTCATGAAGCTGCTCGCCGACATCCGCGACTTCACCGACCACGATGACGTCGAGCCCGACTCGATGTTCGCGGAGTTCTTCACCCCCGAGAACGCGACCCTTCTCACCGACCTGCGGATGGCCCTCGTCATCCCGCAGCAGTCGCTGCGTCAGTCGGTGAAGAACGTGTTCAAGAAGACGCCGAAGCTCGACCCGTCGATGGTGCTGACGCCGTTCCAGGTCGGAGAGTCGGATGCCGAGTTCGACCTGATCCTCGTCGACGAGACCCACCGGCTGAACCAGCGCGCCAACCAGGCATCCGGCGTGCAGAACAAGAAGTTCGGCGTGATCAACGAGCGGCTGTTCGGGGCGGACGATCCCACGCGCACGCAGCTCGACTGGATCAAGGCCCGCAGCCGGCACCAGCTACTGCTCATCGACGGCGCACAGAGCGTGCGCCCGCATGATCTCTCACCCACCGCGCTCGACGCCGAGCTGCGCGCGGCGAAGGATGCGCACCGGCACTTCCCGCTCACCACTCAGATGCGGGTGAAGGCCGGCGCCGACTACGTCGAGTACATCCGGATGCTGCTGCGCGGTGCTTCGGTGGTGCGGCCGAATCTCGGCGACTACGACCTGCGGTTCTTCGACGATCTCGGCGAGATGCGTCGGGCAATCAGAGAGCGGGATGCGGAGGTCGGCCTGTCGCGGTTGGTTGCCGGGTACGCGTGGGACTGGAAGTCGCGTCGCAAACCTGACGCTTACGACATCGAGCTCGACGGCGAGCGGATGCGGTGGAACAGCACCGACAAGGACTGGATCAACTCCACCGGATCCCTGGAGGAGGTCGGCTCGATCCACACCGTGCAGGGCTACGACCTGAACTACGCCGGTGTGATCATCGGGCCGGATCTGCGGGTTTCTTCGTCGGGTGAGATCGTCGCGGACCGCGAGGCGTACCGCGACAAGAAGGGCAAGGAGAACACCGGGCATCTGAAAGACGCGTTCACCGACGCCGATCTGCTCGTGTTCATCCGCAACATCTACGGCGTGCTGCTCACCCGCGGGATGCTGGGGACGTATGTGTATGTGTGCGATGAGGGGTTGCGGGAGAGGCTGCGCGAGCACCTTGGTTGAGAATGACCACAACGTCAGCCTGGGTCGAAGGTGATTCGTCAGACCGGGGAACGTTCAGCCGAGTTTTAGGTGATCAAGCAGGTGTCCCATCTTCGTTCTTTTCGTGCGCAGATAGGGCAAGGAGTTGTGCGTCGCAGGGATCTCAAGTTCAACCCTCGTCACCGCGATCCCATGACTTTCAAGTCCTCCAATCTTTCGAGGGTTGTTTGTCAGGAGTCGGCAGTTCTGCACACCACGGTGGCTCAGAACTTGCGCTACTCGTGCATAGTCTCGCGGGTCCGTTTCGACGCCGAGTCGCACGTACGCGTCGTGAGTGTCCAATTGGTCGCTATCCCCTAGTGCCAGTCCACGAACTTTCGTCAGTAGCCCCGCGCCTCGCCCGTCGCAGAGCATGTAGACGATGAGCCCGCCCTCTACAAATATCTGCTTAAGACTCTCGTGTAGTTGTTCGTGACAATCGCAGTCGGTGCTGCGGAAAATTTCCGCGGTATAGCACGCGCTTTGTACGCGAACGAGTGGATTCGACGCCAAATCCGTTCCCCGCACCTCGATACATAGAATGTTGTCTTCTTCGTGCTTGCCGAACGAATAGACATGGAGACGGCCCTCGCCGTAGTGGCTCTTGAGGAAACATGACGCGTGCTCATATGCTTCGGGCATCGATCATGCTCCTTGACTTATTGATGCGATCTCTCCACGACCAGGGATGAGGCCCTCCCATTCGGCCTGAAGCTTGATCTCTAGTTCGGCCACCCTTCGCCCAAGCCGTGCATCACGGTCCTCGTCCGCATACGGTTTCACGCCGAAGCGATACTTCTTCTCTTCGGCCGAGACCAATCGGTGGTAACGCCGGTACAGCACCCATCGTTCGTGAGGACGTTCCAATTGATTCAACGCTACGAGCACCGTGGTCAGCGCCGCCAGGCCACTCGGAACGATCTTCCCCCAAATCAAATCCTGTTGCGACGCAACGAGGACGACAGGGATCATCCCGGTCGAAAGTGTCATAAGCAGCACGAGCACCCGTGCTCGACACTTGTTTTTATCAGCCTTTCGCGCAATAGATTTAGCTACCTCTCGACACTCATCTATCGGCGTCAACGGACCGGTCACTCTAACCTTGGGCACGTCCCGATCTTGGCACCTTTTACCCTGCACCCAGAACTCACAATCGTCGTCTCGCATCGAAGAGATCCTGACCCACGAAGTGCGCAGACCAGACTCAGCCTCTACCCGAACCGACAGTGAGCCGTATGATCCGTCTGCGATAGATCCGGAACGGCGAGGCTAGCCGTCACGCGTGACCACGGGGCCCGGCTGGTTCCGGGCCGCGAGGACCGACACCGCATCGTCAGGCAAGAATTCTACGGTCACCACCATCGCGGATGAACGTCGACCCGATCGCCATCCGCGGTGAAATACCACCGCGCGACCGTCTGACCCGAGCGATCTCTTTGGCTGAAAGTCTCTCGGCCTCCGGCATCGTCACGGCGCCAGTCACGGCTGGCTCGAGCGAGGGCGGCATGCATCTCGTCGCGTTTGCCGGGTTGATTCATCGCGAGCGGTGATGGGTGCCATGACTCGATAGTCCGGATGCCGATGCCGAGACCCGGACGGCCGAATCTCGACCACCCCCTGCGAGGGAAGTGACCGAGCGTAACGACTGTGTGCAGTTCGGGAAGCATCGCGATGAGTTCACGGAGATCCCCCGCCCCCTCACACAGATCTGCGACCTTGGGCTTGTTGCTGGCAGGGCCGAGGTACCAGGGGACGATGTTCCACAGCAGCGTACGTCCGACCAGGCCAGTGTCCTGCCGAGCGCGCCACAGATTCTCCGCCGTGGCATCGTTGTTGTCCGAGGAGATGAATCCCGAACCCGCCCGCGCGTTCTGCGCATTCGTCATCGGGCCCGGTGCCTCCAGAAGCAGCAGGACTTGCGCCTCGGTGCCGGCATCGGCCGGATCTACCATCGGAATCTCGGCGGGCAGCCCTTGGCTCAGACGCCTGACTATGAGCTGTTTGACCCACCGGGTCAGAGGCGCAGCAGTCGGGGCTGACTGAGTCATCGCGCGCCGTGCTTCGAGTACTGAGCCTTGGCCGAGCGAGCGCGGTGCTGTGGAGATCACGTCTCTGATCGTACGGCTCGCCTTCTCGGCGCCGTCTGCATCACAACCGACTGATGTGCGTGTGCCTACTCCTTCGCCATCCGAACGGTCATGGTCGTTCCAAGGGCAGTGAGTTCGTAAGAAAGCTCACCGTCCTTGTAGGTGAAGGTCTTCGTGTCGTCTCCCGACGCCATGACGGACTTTGCCGTCTTCGTCTTGTCGTTCACAGAGTCCCACGTGAAGTCCGTCGAACCATCCTGCGGAACCTCCACTGTCCCTGACCAATAGAGAGACTTGGTGTCGGGAGCGACCCACTGGATCTCGATGGTGTCGCCTGTGACGGTTGCCGCCTGGTAGCTGTCCTCGGAATTCGAGTTGGTCTGCTTCCACGTGCCCGCAAGATCTACCGGCTTCGGGGCCGAAGCCTCTTCAGTCGCGCCGGATGAGGCGCCCTGCGCATCGCTCTTGGGTGTTGCAGGGTCCGACTCAGCAGAACAGCCGACTGCGCCGCCGCCAAGAAGAGCCAGCAGCGTCACTGCGCCGACAAGTTTGATAGGGACGATCTTCATGTGTGTTCCTCCAGGAGTCGGACTCAGCGGGTGCACTTTGACCGTAGCGGAGACCAGTGCCCACCTATTCCGGCTGCAGGCGCTTCGTCCCTGCGTGCTCCGCAAACTCCAACATCCTTCGCCGCCTCGCCCCCATCTCGCAGCGCCCGGAACAACCGGCCCTCCCGAGGCTCCCCCGACAACCCGAACCGCCGGGCGGGCAGGTAAAAGCTACCCGGCGCAGCATCCGACGCCAATGCCATCAGCGCGGGTGTCGCAGCCTGCGTCGCGGTGTTGCCGAGGCGTCGGGGCAGCCCCGCCTTGGCGCCGGACTCCGCGCCACCGCGGGTCATGCGCCGCAGCCCGGCGAGGTCGGCGTCGGGCGCGACTCGCAGGAGGCACAGCGTCACGTTCAGCCCCCAGCCTTCCAGCGCGCTGCGGCGCGCTCCCGCAATCAGTCTAGGAACGTAGACTGACTGTCTGCATGGCCGGCATGCCGGCGTTTGCCGCAACCTCTTGAAGGCTCTGGACGAGGACAACCGATGACTTTCTACGAAGCAACCGCGGCCCGCGAAGGCAAATGGTGGATGGTGAGCATCCCCGCCGTCGACGGACTCACCCAAGCCCGCCGCCTCAGCGAGGCTGCCGAGATGGCGCGCGAATACATCGCCGTGTCCCAAGATGTTCCACTCGAGCACGTATCCGTGAAGCTCCAGTTCGCCCCGATCGGCGGAATCGACGATGTCGCGGATCGGGTGGCCGCGATCGCCGAAGAGCGAACGCGCGCCGCGGAGCTCGAGAAGGCAGCATCCCGACAGGCGACGGATCTCGCTCGCAGCCTCGCCGCGGCCGACGTCCCCATGCGCGACATCGGCGCTATCCTCGGCATCTCACATCACCAGCTGGTCTCGTCCCGCTGAACCTGCTGTAACCGCGCGCATCAGCTCTCCCACGACGATGTCGCCGGCCCACGGCAGGATGGCGGCATACGCGATTCGCGTGTCACAGCATCCGCCGAATCGATCTAGTACCTCTAGTAGTTCAGCGTATTCTGGAGGTATGGCGAACGTGACCAAGACCGAGCTGAACCAGCAGACCGCCCGGGTGCTGGCGCGAGTCGCCGCGGGTGAAACCCTCACCGTCACCGACCGTGGTCGCCCGATCGCGCAACTGTCCCCACCGGAAGCCGACACCTGGGCTGACCTTGTCGCCAGCGGGCGCGTCACGCTCCCGAAGACATCCGGCGCCCTTCGCATTCCCGCAACCAAGACGTCGAAGACAAGTCAGCAGATCCTCGATGACCTCCGCGCGGACAGCCTGTGATCTACCTCGACACCTCTGCCGCAGCCAAGGCGCTCATCGACGAGGCCGACAGCGAGAGCGTGCGACGCATGTTCGCCGAAGGCACGCAATTCGTCTCATCGAAGCTGCTCGCCGTGGAACTGCATGCCGTCGCCGACCGGCAGTTCATCGCATCGGATGCTGTGCAGGAGCTCCTCGACCGCGTCGCGCTCGTCTCGCTCGACGACGACCTGCTCGATGACGCGATCGCCCTGCACAGCCGCCTGCGCACTCTCGACGCGCTGCACCTGGCCACGGCCGTGCGCCTGAAAGGCACGATCTTCAGCATCCTCACCTTCGACAACGAGCTCG
Above is a genomic segment from Microbacterium sp. W4I4 containing:
- a CDS encoding nucleotide pyrophosphohydrolase — encoded protein: MPSPTTLAALRAFAAEREWDQFHSPENLAKSISIEAAELLELYQWGQTPDQERVEEELADVLTYCFQMATRLGVDIDEIVLSKLEKTRLKYPVELSKGSVTKRAMPTSTLPTSPEP
- a CDS encoding type II toxin-antitoxin system Phd/YefM family antitoxin codes for the protein MANVTKTELNQQTARVLARVAAGETLTVTDRGRPIAQLSPPEADTWADLVASGRVTLPKTSGALRIPATKTSKTSQQILDDLRADSL
- a CDS encoding (deoxy)nucleoside triphosphate pyrophosphohydrolase, translating into MTKQIAVVGAVIVHENKVLAAQRAAGMSLPLTWEFPGGKVEAGESLREALRREVEEELSCIVEVGDELLTTTHAYDFGDVTLTTFWCELRSGTPTLTEHSRLVWAAPADLESLDWAPADVPAVMAIMASGLTQS
- a CDS encoding type II toxin-antitoxin system VapC family toxin, with the translated sequence MIYLDTSAAAKALIDEADSESVRRMFAEGTQFVSSKLLAVELHAVADRQFIASDAVQELLDRVALVSLDDDLLDDAIALHSRLRTLDALHLATAVRLKGTIFSILTFDNELAAAASRNGIPAAAPR
- the ribA gene encoding GTP cyclohydrolase II RibA, with protein sequence MPEAYEHASCFLKSHYGEGRLHVYSFGKHEEDNILCIEVRGTDLASNPLVRVQSACYTAEIFRSTDCDCHEQLHESLKQIFVEGGLIVYMLCDGRGAGLLTKVRGLALGDSDQLDTHDAYVRLGVETDPRDYARVAQVLSHRGVQNCRLLTNNPRKIGGLESHGIAVTRVELEIPATHNSLPYLRTKRTKMGHLLDHLKLG
- a CDS encoding DUF4231 domain-containing protein yields the protein MRDDDCEFWVQGKRCQDRDVPKVRVTGPLTPIDECREVAKSIARKADKNKCRARVLVLLMTLSTGMIPVVLVASQQDLIWGKIVPSGLAALTTVLVALNQLERPHERWVLYRRYHRLVSAEEKKYRFGVKPYADEDRDARLGRRVAELEIKLQAEWEGLIPGRGEIASISQGA
- a CDS encoding DNA/RNA helicase domain-containing protein → MSFSIQRIPFDRAEVDGWARDNDQHTNWPVVYVLDSTGRQQKLYVGETTSTQKRMRQHLASSKKHEGLESIRVVINERYNTSVCRDLESHLIRWFHGDGQYSILNGNDGLTDARYYDREQYRESFHDVFEALRAEGLFSRSIPQIENSDLFKLSPFKALTNDQAIAVEDIVEGLLADLQHPETRSTLVVQGDPGTGKTIIAIFLMKLLADIRDFTDHDDVEPDSMFAEFFTPENATLLTDLRMALVIPQQSLRQSVKNVFKKTPKLDPSMVLTPFQVGESDAEFDLILVDETHRLNQRANQASGVQNKKFGVINERLFGADDPTRTQLDWIKARSRHQLLLIDGAQSVRPHDLSPTALDAELRAAKDAHRHFPLTTQMRVKAGADYVEYIRMLLRGASVVRPNLGDYDLRFFDDLGEMRRAIRERDAEVGLSRLVAGYAWDWKSRRKPDAYDIELDGERMRWNSTDKDWINSTGSLEEVGSIHTVQGYDLNYAGVIIGPDLRVSSSGEIVADREAYRDKKGKENTGHLKDAFTDADLLVFIRNIYGVLLTRGMLGTYVYVCDEGLRERLREHLG
- a CDS encoding uracil-DNA glycosylase, whose translation is MISTAPRSLGQGSVLEARRAMTQSAPTAAPLTRWVKQLIVRRLSQGLPAEIPMVDPADAGTEAQVLLLLEAPGPMTNAQNARAGSGFISSDNNDATAENLWRARQDTGLVGRTLLWNIVPWYLGPASNKPKVADLCEGAGDLRELIAMLPELHTVVTLGHFPRRGWSRFGRPGLGIGIRTIESWHPSPLAMNQPGKRDEMHAALARASRDWRRDDAGGRETFSQRDRSGQTVARWYFTADGDRVDVHPRWW